One window from the genome of Rhodopirellula halodulae encodes:
- a CDS encoding sugar ABC transporter substrate-binding protein: MNVASTVVLRRNVWFVVALTLLFSGCSSRTDTAGSAEDSGKPRVALIMKSLANEFFSTMAKGAEAHQAEHAEEYELVVNGIKDERDVSRQVALVEEMVASGVDAIVIAPADSRVLVPTLRRAMEAGVTVINIDNRLDAEVLQEEGITIPFVGPDNRAGAKKVGEYLAANRKGDQVAILEGIQTSFNAQQRRLGFEDAMKEAGMQIVSSQSADWEMSRANTVASSILSEHPEVSAILAANDSMALGAIAAVKSAGRSGEVQIVGFDNISAIQQAIREGKVLATADQHGDQLAVFGIEAALKHLSQEESVASDAIEDVETPVDLITADTLAPPTP, from the coding sequence ATGAATGTTGCTTCCACCGTCGTGCTGCGACGAAATGTTTGGTTCGTGGTCGCTTTGACGCTTCTGTTCAGCGGATGTTCTTCGCGAACGGACACCGCCGGATCCGCCGAGGATAGCGGCAAGCCTCGCGTGGCATTGATCATGAAATCGTTGGCGAACGAGTTCTTTTCGACCATGGCGAAGGGAGCGGAAGCTCACCAAGCTGAGCACGCGGAAGAATACGAGTTGGTCGTCAACGGAATCAAAGACGAACGCGATGTGAGCCGTCAGGTTGCGTTGGTGGAGGAAATGGTTGCCAGTGGTGTGGATGCGATCGTGATCGCACCGGCCGACTCTCGCGTGCTGGTTCCAACGCTGCGACGCGCGATGGAAGCCGGAGTCACCGTGATCAACATTGACAATCGTTTGGATGCGGAGGTCCTCCAAGAAGAGGGCATCACGATTCCGTTTGTTGGCCCAGACAACCGCGCGGGGGCTAAGAAAGTCGGTGAGTATTTGGCGGCGAATCGAAAGGGCGATCAAGTCGCGATTTTGGAAGGCATTCAGACGTCGTTCAACGCTCAGCAGCGTCGTCTGGGTTTCGAAGACGCGATGAAAGAGGCGGGCATGCAAATCGTCAGCAGTCAATCGGCGGACTGGGAAATGTCACGTGCCAACACCGTCGCGTCTTCGATCTTGAGTGAGCATCCCGAGGTGTCGGCGATCTTGGCCGCCAACGATTCCATGGCTTTGGGGGCAATCGCAGCCGTCAAAAGTGCGGGACGATCCGGTGAGGTGCAAATTGTTGGCTTCGACAATATCTCTGCCATTCAACAAGCCATTCGCGAAGGCAAGGTGCTCGCGACGGCGGATCAACACGGCGACCAATTGGCAGTGTTTGGCATCGAAGCCGCACTGAAGCACCTGTCGCAAGAAGAGTCTGTCGCGTCGGACGCGATTGAGGATGTCGAAACGCCGGTGGATTTGATCACCGCCGACACATTGGCCCCGCCAACACCTTGA
- a CDS encoding sugar ABC transporter ATP-binding protein, with translation MSGATFLSVEGLMKRYGNVTVLRDVSIEFAAGQIHALLGANGAGKSTLCKIISGLTPASDGCMTLGDTSYQPASKQDAEAHGVQIVHQELNLIETLSVAENLRLTRLPHQWGVLRVAGLHRDARMILDRFGLNDVDTKTLVGDLGVGKQQMLEIAAALARDARVLILDEPTAALSGTESEELFRHLRGLRDQGVAIIYISHRLEEVQQLSDRISVLRDGRLVTTTPTIEVDREKMVAWMSSGAQEADEKKLGQSNDSPNFNSHRTEQTGLRVQNLSCGMVRDVSLNVRRGERLGIAGLVGAGRTEFLRAVFGADVAESGTVAIGDSPARRFSHPSEAVSAGFAMVTEDRKQNGLLLSQSILANTSLAALATKYSSRGWIDQTREKQDAMQIHLSLETRSQSLSQTVGTLSGGNQQKVAVAKWLTRGADVFLFDEPSRGIDVAARSKMYELFERLAEEGKTIVIVSSDLEELFETCDAIAVMSSGRLVQTFQRSEFDEEAILQASFGQRSKAEAAQ, from the coding sequence ATGAGTGGTGCCACATTCTTGTCGGTCGAAGGGCTGATGAAACGTTACGGGAACGTCACCGTTCTCCGCGACGTTTCGATCGAATTCGCGGCGGGACAAATTCACGCTCTGCTCGGAGCAAATGGGGCGGGCAAGAGCACGTTGTGCAAAATCATCAGCGGTTTGACGCCTGCTTCCGATGGATGCATGACGTTGGGCGATACAAGTTATCAACCCGCCAGCAAGCAAGATGCGGAAGCTCACGGTGTGCAAATTGTTCACCAAGAATTGAATCTGATTGAAACGTTGTCAGTGGCGGAGAACCTGCGTCTGACTCGTTTGCCTCATCAATGGGGAGTCCTCCGCGTCGCGGGACTGCACCGAGACGCGAGAATGATCTTGGATCGTTTTGGATTGAACGATGTCGATACCAAGACGCTGGTTGGCGATCTCGGCGTTGGAAAGCAACAAATGTTGGAGATCGCAGCGGCGCTGGCACGTGACGCTCGGGTATTGATTCTCGATGAGCCCACCGCGGCGTTGTCGGGAACCGAATCGGAAGAACTGTTTCGCCATCTGCGTGGTTTGCGAGACCAAGGCGTTGCGATCATTTACATCTCCCACCGGTTGGAAGAAGTTCAGCAACTTTCTGACCGAATCAGCGTGCTACGTGATGGCCGATTGGTCACAACGACTCCCACGATCGAAGTGGATCGAGAAAAGATGGTCGCGTGGATGAGTTCTGGGGCTCAAGAAGCGGACGAGAAAAAGCTAGGCCAGAGCAACGACTCGCCAAATTTCAACAGCCACCGAACCGAGCAGACGGGACTTCGGGTTCAGAACCTTTCCTGCGGCATGGTTCGCGATGTGTCATTGAACGTACGCCGTGGGGAACGTTTGGGAATCGCGGGATTGGTCGGCGCTGGACGGACGGAGTTCTTGCGAGCGGTGTTCGGTGCCGATGTGGCTGAGTCTGGCACGGTTGCCATCGGTGATTCGCCAGCTCGACGATTCAGTCATCCGTCGGAGGCCGTCTCGGCGGGGTTTGCGATGGTCACGGAAGACCGCAAGCAAAATGGTTTGTTGCTGAGTCAATCGATTCTGGCCAACACTTCGCTGGCGGCTTTGGCGACGAAGTACTCGAGCCGAGGTTGGATTGATCAAACGCGAGAGAAGCAGGATGCGATGCAGATCCATCTTTCGCTTGAAACGCGAAGTCAATCATTGTCGCAAACGGTTGGGACGCTCAGTGGTGGTAACCAGCAGAAAGTCGCGGTGGCGAAGTGGCTGACTCGTGGCGCGGATGTGTTCTTGTTTGACGAGCCTTCGCGAGGGATTGATGTCGCCGCGAGATCGAAAATGTATGAACTGTTTGAACGATTGGCCGAGGAAGGCAAAACGATTGTGATTGTCAGTAGTGATTTGGAAGAGTTGTTTGAGACCTGTGACGCGATCGCGGTGATGTCTTCGGGACGCTTGGTGCAAACGTTTCAGCGAAGTGAATTTGATGAGGAAGCGATTCTGCAAGCTTCGTTCGGACAACGATCAAAGGCGGAGGCTGCTCAATGA
- a CDS encoding NTP/NDP exchange transporter, whose product MTEFRDWLNERFRPGEVRLLFWSIAWFFCLLGGYYQLRPLRETEAFARGSDEIPWLFLASFLAMLIASPIYSAVANRGRGLKLVSRVYRFFELNLLLFFLAMQITDSTVASWVGRIFFVWLSVFNLFVVSLMWSVFTDAYRSEQAKRLFGFISAGGTVGGIAGSAFANWLSSFADVSYVLIVGLVALELCQFCGRHFLATLRRSADQTSESLTQHRSSDEVQTSGDDNPPPRSLWTGISAVWRSPYLLGMCTFMLTLQACATTVYCEQADFIREANLSESARFSLVSKINLWVLCLTLAVQVLGTATLLRKVGMTIVLGLFPIIYVIGFAGLAWMPNLHWMVGLVVVHRAASYAVFAPGIQVLYTVVDRRTLYQAKGFLDTAVVRGGDVLSAQLFGALRLAGLNLTTIAAGFVPIAILTGLLGSRMGYRQNQMQNRGRPAGHD is encoded by the coding sequence GTGACCGAGTTTCGCGATTGGCTGAACGAACGATTTCGGCCGGGCGAGGTTCGTCTGTTGTTCTGGTCAATCGCTTGGTTCTTTTGCCTGCTCGGCGGTTACTATCAACTGCGACCGCTGCGAGAAACAGAAGCCTTTGCACGCGGCAGCGATGAAATTCCGTGGCTGTTTTTGGCCAGCTTTCTCGCCATGCTGATTGCGTCGCCGATCTACTCTGCCGTTGCCAATCGCGGACGCGGCCTGAAGCTGGTCAGTCGTGTCTATCGGTTCTTTGAACTGAACCTGTTGCTCTTCTTTCTCGCGATGCAAATCACTGACTCGACCGTTGCGAGTTGGGTGGGCCGCATCTTCTTTGTCTGGCTCAGCGTATTCAACCTGTTCGTTGTGTCGCTGATGTGGAGTGTCTTCACTGACGCCTACCGAAGTGAACAAGCCAAGCGACTATTCGGATTCATCTCTGCCGGTGGAACCGTAGGCGGCATCGCGGGATCCGCCTTTGCGAACTGGTTGTCCAGTTTTGCGGATGTCTCCTACGTCCTGATCGTCGGACTAGTCGCACTGGAGCTTTGCCAGTTCTGTGGACGCCATTTTCTCGCAACGCTGCGACGTTCCGCTGACCAGACATCTGAATCATTGACGCAGCACAGATCCTCTGACGAGGTTCAAACTTCCGGCGACGACAATCCACCGCCACGGTCACTTTGGACGGGCATTTCGGCAGTTTGGCGTTCGCCTTATTTGCTTGGAATGTGCACGTTCATGCTGACGCTGCAAGCTTGCGCGACAACGGTCTACTGCGAACAAGCCGACTTCATCCGAGAAGCCAACCTGAGCGAGTCCGCTCGTTTCAGTTTGGTTTCGAAGATCAATTTGTGGGTGCTTTGTTTGACGCTGGCTGTCCAAGTGTTGGGCACCGCAACATTGCTTCGCAAAGTCGGCATGACGATTGTGCTGGGGCTTTTTCCAATCATCTATGTGATCGGATTTGCCGGTTTGGCTTGGATGCCCAACTTGCATTGGATGGTCGGATTGGTGGTGGTCCACCGTGCGGCCAGCTACGCCGTGTTCGCCCCGGGGATCCAAGTTCTGTACACCGTCGTGGACCGCCGAACGCTGTATCAAGCCAAAGGTTTCTTGGACACCGCCGTCGTTCGAGGGGGTGACGTCTTGTCGGCGCAATTGTTTGGTGCACTTCGACTGGCGGGGCTGAATCTGACCACGATCGCCGCTGGCTTCGTTCCCATCGCGATCCTCACTGGACTTCTGGGCAGCCGAATGGGCTATCGCCAAAACCAAATGCAGAACCGGGGTCGCCCGGCCGGCCATGATTGA